The Geminocystis sp. NIES-3708 genomic sequence TGGCTTTAAATTGCTTTAGCTTTAAAGGAGTAGGCTGGTTAGATGGTACACTAATTCTTAACTCAAACTCACTTACTCCTGGTGGTACTTGCGTTAAAGCACCTAGTCTGGTACGATTTTGTAACGCTGGTTCATTATTTGCATCATAAATTCTTCCAAATACATCAGCATCATAGAGAATTTTCCCAGATGTGTTATTAGTCTTACCTGTAATTAAATAACAAGTAGCGGGTAAAGCACTACCTCCACTGGTGACACTACCTTCTCCAACTCCTGCTGGACATTCTTTATATGACACGTCTGTAACTTTTATCTTTACAAGAGCTTCTGCGGAAGGGGTTAAGATTATGGTTAACAGAAAAAAGGAAATTGATAGAGTAATAATAGCGAAAAGGCGACGAAGCATAATTTTTTATCTAATTTAATTAGATGGACGAGATGATTTTTCTCTATTTTACCCGTCAATTGTCAACTATAAAATTTGAATTAAGCTATAGTAAGATTTATTGCTTTAATTTTTAACTCTTCACAAATGATTTAGCATTGGGATAATAGTATTTTTCAATTCAACTAAACATAAGTAAAACTGTTATTCCTTAGACATCCTAATCAATAAAATTAAAGATGATTTGTTTTGACTTTAATTGTCGTTATTTCAAATCCAATAAACCTTCTTCTTTTAATTTTGGATTGAAGCGAATTTCCAAGGTTATATTACGACTTAGTAGTTTTTGTTTTACCTCTTCTTCTAATCTTCTGGCTACTTTTTTAAGTAACTTAATTTTCCCTAATTCATCATTTTGCTGATACTCTTTTTTATCATCTTCTGTCATTGTCAGTTTAGCATCGATGGCTTGAGTCCACAAAAATTCTTCCTCACTGTTACCTTTTGGTAAATTTTTATTTTCCGTTAACCAATTACTACGAATTTCTTCTAAAATAGTGCGACTGGGGCGCTCAATCACATAAAATTTTAGCCAGTAACATTTATCAGTTTGTCTAACTAAATGTTGCTTTAAACTCATGAATAAATTGCGAGAATAGCCAACATATTCTAAGGTTTTATCTTCATTGAAAATAGCATAAATTCCAATTTTACCTTCTAATTCAGGATTTATCATTCCCTTTTCGTCTATATAAGAAATAAACTTTAAATCTTTAAGTAAAATTTTTGAATAAGAATCAGACATTTTTAAATAATTGATAATTGACAGTGAGAAAAAATCTTTAATTCCTAATTTTTAAATCTGATACGGATAATTCATTAATTATCCCTACTAATTCCTAATTCCTAATTTCTTATTTACCAATTTTTGATGCCATGTCTTTAAAAGTTGCTAAACTAGGACCTGGACGACGACGAGATTGTGGTACATTGTTGGTAACATACTTTCCAGCAAAATTTTCTCCTTCTGTGGCAGAAGCACTACTATTACTTTGATTAGAGTAATTTTTGATAGCTTTTACCCAATCTGGTACATCATAACTTATATCAGCTTTAGGCTTAATCGTTGTAGCTGCAACGGTTTCTTTTTCTTCTGTGATTGATGTTTTTAAGGTGGATTCTTCTTTATTTTCCTCTACTTGTGCTGAGGATTCATTTTCAGTTTTAGTCTCAATCTCTAAAAAATAGTTTTTTTCTTTTTTCCCAAAAAATTTATTTAATGCCATGTTTGTTTTTAAGTTAATTTTAAAATTTGTGTTTAGTTTTCAGCAGTCTATATATTATCAATATAGCTTTTGCTCATGATTATGAATATATCAGAATTTGTGTCGT encodes the following:
- a CDS encoding GIY-YIG nuclease family protein, which codes for MSDSYSKILLKDLKFISYIDEKGMINPELEGKIGIYAIFNEDKTLEYVGYSRNLFMSLKQHLVRQTDKCYWLKFYVIERPSRTILEEIRSNWLTENKNLPKGNSEEEFLWTQAIDAKLTMTEDDKKEYQQNDELGKIKLLKKVARRLEEEVKQKLLSRNITLEIRFNPKLKEEGLLDLK